From one Actinomyces sp. Marseille-P3109 genomic stretch:
- a CDS encoding PLD nuclease N-terminal domain-containing protein — MRIVLIILVFALTLYALLDCARTPEESMPARMPKFLWITLIVLFPTIGPIAWIIVSRVKAAEERGGYVEPTVWSSKEGTTFRRPERARPMAPDDDPEFLRDLEQDIRRRKHHPKESGSSGGAGRDEKPDAGEAGDSDRSGTDQR; from the coding sequence ATGCGTATCGTCCTCATCATCCTGGTGTTCGCCCTGACGCTGTACGCCCTGCTGGACTGCGCGCGCACGCCGGAGGAGAGCATGCCGGCGCGGATGCCGAAGTTCCTGTGGATCACCCTCATCGTGCTGTTCCCGACCATCGGTCCGATCGCCTGGATCATCGTCTCGCGGGTCAAGGCCGCTGAGGAGCGCGGCGGCTACGTGGAGCCCACCGTGTGGTCCTCCAAGGAGGGCACGACCTTCCGTCGCCCGGAACGGGCCCGGCCCATGGCGCCCGACGACGACCCGGAGTTCCTGCGGGACCTGGAGCAGGACATCCGCCGTCGTAAGCACCATCCGAAGGAGTCAGGTAGCAGCGGTGGTGCCGGCAGGGATGAGAAGCCCGACGCCGGAGAGGCGGGCGACTCCGACCGTTCCGGTACTGACCAGCGCTGA
- a CDS encoding ADP-ribosylglycohydrolase family protein, giving the protein MRERALGALTGLALGDALGMPTQSMSPEQIRRHYGTITGLRDAVAEQPIAPSMPAGSVTDDTEQALILAGLLIDGGGHVDPHHLAEALLTWEDDMRARGSLDLLGPSTKHALEQVRAGADPRRTGREGTTNGAAMRVSPVGIAFSLNTADDALARAVHASCLVTHDTRQGFEAAGLIAAAVSAAIDGADAGSALEAALDFVVAHPQEGHWTEKASVTARTRLALEKTRGLQGDALADHVREYVGTSVESAESVPCALVIVREFARRPLAGLCFAAELGGDTDTIAAMAGAILGASAPRLLPAEQVRQVLERSGLELAPVCEALLAIRSEHAHLGRRS; this is encoded by the coding sequence GTGCGCGAGCGTGCTCTGGGGGCGCTGACCGGCCTGGCCCTCGGCGACGCGCTGGGCATGCCCACCCAGTCCATGAGCCCGGAGCAGATCCGCCGGCACTACGGCACCATCACCGGCCTGCGCGACGCCGTCGCCGAGCAGCCCATCGCCCCCTCGATGCCGGCGGGCAGCGTCACGGACGACACCGAGCAGGCCCTCATCCTGGCCGGCCTCCTCATTGACGGCGGCGGCCACGTCGATCCTCACCACCTCGCCGAGGCCCTCCTGACCTGGGAGGACGACATGCGCGCCCGCGGCTCGCTCGACCTGCTGGGGCCCTCCACCAAGCATGCCCTCGAGCAGGTGCGCGCCGGCGCCGACCCTCGCCGCACCGGTCGGGAGGGCACCACCAACGGCGCCGCGATGCGGGTGTCCCCAGTGGGCATCGCCTTCTCCCTGAATACCGCGGACGACGCCCTGGCCCGCGCCGTTCACGCCTCCTGCCTGGTCACCCACGACACCCGGCAGGGCTTCGAGGCCGCCGGTCTCATCGCCGCGGCGGTCAGTGCGGCCATCGACGGCGCCGACGCCGGCTCCGCCCTGGAGGCGGCGCTGGACTTCGTGGTCGCCCACCCCCAGGAGGGCCACTGGACGGAGAAGGCCTCCGTCACCGCCCGCACCCGCCTGGCCCTGGAGAAGACCCGGGGCCTGCAGGGCGACGCCCTGGCCGACCATGTGCGCGAGTACGTCGGAACCTCGGTGGAGTCGGCCGAGTCAGTCCCCTGCGCCCTGGTCATCGTGCGCGAGTTCGCGCGGCGGCCCCTTGCCGGTCTGTGCTTCGCCGCCGAGCTCGGGGGCGACACCGACACCATCGCCGCGATGGCCGGCGCGATCCTGGGAGCGAGCGCGCCCCGTCTCCTTCCCGCCGAGCAGGTCCGGCAGGTGCTGGAGCGCTCCGGTTTGGAGCTCGCACCCGTCTGCGAGGCCCTGCTCGCGATCCGCTCGGAGCACGCACACCTCGGGAGGCGGTCATGA
- a CDS encoding YagU family protein, whose translation MLSTLLEKTEPSRRRIGTAIIVGIIGGFFSAIVKFGWEVPFPPRTPERNATNPPQRLLEQLGMTPEQSHTSATFNGNEGLPIYSFIIHFSFAIVFAVFYCVMAEYYRSITLWQGAAFGLLVWVGAHLVLMPLTGTVPSPFPWVAGGQTWAEHFSEALGHVIWLWSIELVRRDLRNRITHQPDPWVRLDAESAR comes from the coding sequence ATGCTGTCCACCCTGCTGGAGAAGACCGAGCCCTCACGACGACGGATCGGGACCGCGATCATCGTCGGCATCATCGGAGGGTTCTTCTCCGCCATCGTCAAGTTCGGCTGGGAGGTCCCCTTCCCGCCCCGCACCCCGGAGCGCAACGCGACGAACCCGCCTCAGAGGCTCCTGGAGCAGCTGGGCATGACTCCGGAGCAGTCGCACACCAGCGCCACCTTCAACGGCAACGAGGGCCTGCCGATCTACTCCTTCATCATCCACTTCAGCTTCGCGATCGTCTTCGCCGTCTTCTACTGCGTCATGGCCGAGTACTACAGATCGATCACGCTATGGCAGGGGGCCGCCTTCGGCCTGCTCGTGTGGGTGGGGGCGCACCTGGTGCTCATGCCGCTGACGGGCACGGTTCCCTCACCCTTCCCGTGGGTCGCCGGCGGGCAGACCTGGGCGGAGCACTTCTCCGAGGCGCTGGGGCATGTCATCTGGCTGTGGTCCATCGAGCTGGTGCGCCGCGACCTGCGCAACCGCATCACCCACCAGCCCGACCCCTGGGTTCGGCTCGACGCCGAGTCGGCCCGCTGA
- a CDS encoding 1,4-dihydroxy-2-naphthoate polyprenyltransferase, with protein MSGESVESAQDGGPRATSWAEVVRLRTLPAAVAPVILGAGAAAAMGDFSVVRTLLAAGIALALQIGCNLANDYSDGVRGTDDERTGPPRLTASGQVAPRTVKLAAFGCFGLGALLGLALLALSGQWWLLIVGAAAIAAAWFYTGGSHPYGYAGLGEVFVFVFFGLVATVGTTYVQVGTVPGWLWPSACGIGLLACSLLMVNNLRDIDTDPAHGKMTLAVRLGERGTRRAFSGMVHLPLLLGAVGLLWARETGSASPADGGGSISPLLSLLIAVGVPLLLLPLVRRATAPVRAGARGRSLISSLRDAGLLELAYGLAVAAATVIITL; from the coding sequence GTGAGCGGCGAGAGCGTCGAGAGCGCACAGGACGGCGGACCTCGCGCCACCAGCTGGGCGGAGGTGGTGCGCCTGCGCACCCTGCCGGCCGCTGTCGCCCCCGTCATCCTGGGCGCCGGGGCAGCCGCCGCGATGGGGGACTTCTCCGTGGTGCGCACGTTGCTGGCCGCGGGCATCGCCCTGGCGCTGCAGATCGGCTGCAACCTGGCCAACGACTACTCCGACGGCGTGCGCGGCACCGACGACGAGCGCACCGGGCCACCGCGCCTGACCGCCTCCGGGCAGGTCGCCCCCCGCACCGTCAAGCTCGCCGCCTTCGGCTGCTTCGGCCTGGGAGCCCTCCTGGGGCTGGCGCTACTGGCCCTGAGCGGCCAGTGGTGGCTGCTGATCGTCGGCGCCGCCGCGATCGCCGCCGCCTGGTTCTACACCGGCGGATCCCACCCCTACGGCTACGCGGGCCTGGGCGAGGTCTTCGTCTTCGTCTTCTTCGGTCTGGTGGCCACCGTGGGGACCACCTACGTCCAGGTCGGCACGGTCCCGGGCTGGCTGTGGCCCTCGGCCTGCGGGATCGGCCTGCTCGCCTGCTCCCTGCTCATGGTCAACAACCTGCGCGACATCGACACCGACCCCGCACACGGCAAGATGACTCTGGCTGTTCGTCTGGGGGAGCGAGGTACTCGCCGCGCCTTCTCAGGCATGGTCCACCTGCCGTTGCTGTTGGGTGCGGTCGGGCTTCTATGGGCGCGTGAGACCGGGTCCGCCAGTCCCGCCGACGGCGGAGGCAGCATCAGCCCGCTGCTGAGCCTGCTGATCGCAGTGGGTGTTCCGCTCCTGCTGCTTCCGCTGGTCCGGCGAGCCACCGCCCCGGTACGCGCCGGTGCCCGGGGACGCTCCCTCATCAGCTCCCTGCGCGACGCCGGACTCCTCGAGCTCGCCTACGGCCTCGCCGTCGCAGCCGCCACCGTCATCATCACTCTGTGA
- the dapD gene encoding 2,3,4,5-tetrahydropyridine-2,6-dicarboxylate N-succinyltransferase — MTTRSAWGLGLATVTDDGNTLDVWYPRPVLGDEPEDGHADLLATLSAMERRDEARGVHTTVVRTWADLDDAPQTVAGGYLRLHALSHRLAKPNTINLDGIFSRLPNVVWTSAGPCRAEDFETTRTRLRAALGRPVQVHSVDKFPRMTDYVLPSGVRIGNAANVRLGAYLSEGTTVMHAGFVNYNAGTLGRSMVEGRISQGVIIGDGSDVGGGASTMGMLSGGGRQRVALGERCLLGANSGLGIPLGDDCVVEAGLYLTAGTKVSLMPQGGVVPGSHGLFVEPRVVSARELAGASNVLFRRNSQSGAVEALARGGKGIELDSALHTNQ; from the coding sequence ATGACGACTCGCAGTGCATGGGGTCTCGGCCTGGCGACCGTGACCGACGACGGCAACACCCTTGACGTGTGGTATCCCCGCCCGGTCCTCGGCGACGAGCCCGAGGACGGGCACGCCGACCTCCTGGCGACTCTGAGCGCCATGGAGCGTCGCGACGAGGCCCGGGGCGTGCACACCACCGTGGTGCGCACCTGGGCCGACCTCGACGACGCCCCCCAGACCGTGGCCGGCGGCTACCTGCGCCTGCACGCCCTGTCCCACCGCCTGGCTAAGCCCAACACCATCAACCTGGACGGGATCTTCTCCCGCCTGCCCAACGTGGTGTGGACCTCCGCCGGCCCCTGCCGCGCCGAGGACTTCGAAACCACCCGCACCCGTCTGCGCGCCGCTCTGGGCCGCCCGGTCCAGGTCCACTCCGTGGACAAGTTCCCGCGCATGACCGACTACGTCCTGCCCTCGGGGGTGCGTATCGGCAACGCCGCGAACGTGCGCCTGGGCGCCTACCTCTCCGAGGGCACCACGGTCATGCACGCCGGCTTCGTCAACTACAACGCCGGGACGCTGGGCCGCTCCATGGTTGAGGGCCGCATCTCCCAGGGCGTCATCATCGGTGACGGCTCCGACGTCGGCGGCGGCGCCTCCACGATGGGCATGCTCTCGGGCGGCGGCCGTCAGCGTGTGGCCCTGGGTGAGCGCTGCCTGCTGGGAGCCAACTCGGGGCTCGGGATCCCGCTGGGTGACGACTGCGTCGTCGAGGCGGGCCTGTACCTGACGGCCGGAACGAAGGTGTCCCTCATGCCGCAGGGCGGCGTGGTGCCCGGCAGCCACGGCCTGTTCGTGGAGCCGCGCGTGGTCTCGGCCCGCGAGCTGGCCGGCGCCTCCAACGTCCTGTTCCGCCGCAACTCCCAGTCCGGTGCCGTCGAGGCGCTGGCTCGCGGCGGCAAGGGCATCGAACTGGACTCAGCGCTGCACACGAACCAGTAG
- a CDS encoding histidine phosphatase family protein, whose protein sequence is MARTTIHLMRHGEVHNPGGILYGRLPGYHLSTLGHQMAQQVADVLSASGHDITQVITSPLERARESGAPTVAAFGLAPTTEARLIEAGSSLEGIAVNRNRWILAHPSHWSSYVNPLRPSWGEPYREIVERMRGAVVSALDVAEGHEALLVSHQLPIWSLRLFLEGRPLAHDPRRRQCALASLTSLTFEDRTLVGLAYWEPAGDLLRQARDMVPGTSAARAATGRADHGERADSADRTGRGEATR, encoded by the coding sequence ATGGCGCGCACGACGATCCACCTCATGCGGCACGGCGAGGTGCACAACCCCGGGGGCATCCTCTACGGCCGCCTGCCCGGCTACCACCTGTCGACCCTGGGCCACCAGATGGCCCAACAGGTCGCTGACGTCCTGTCCGCCTCCGGGCACGACATCACCCAGGTCATCACCTCGCCCCTGGAGCGCGCGCGAGAGTCCGGAGCCCCTACCGTGGCCGCCTTCGGGCTGGCGCCGACGACGGAGGCCCGGCTCATCGAGGCCGGCAGCAGCCTCGAGGGCATCGCCGTCAACCGCAACCGCTGGATCCTGGCCCACCCCAGCCACTGGAGCAGCTACGTCAACCCGCTGCGCCCCTCCTGGGGCGAGCCCTACCGCGAGATCGTCGAGCGCATGCGCGGCGCCGTCGTCTCCGCGCTCGACGTCGCCGAGGGCCATGAGGCGCTCCTCGTCTCCCACCAGCTGCCCATCTGGTCGCTGCGCCTCTTCCTGGAAGGACGCCCCCTGGCCCACGACCCGCGTCGGCGCCAGTGCGCCCTGGCCTCCCTGACCTCCCTGACATTCGAAGACCGCACCCTGGTGGGGCTGGCCTACTGGGAGCCGGCCGGGGACCTGCTGCGTCAGGCCCGCGACATGGTGCCCGGTACCTCCGCCGCCCGGGCAGCCACTGGCCGGGCCGACCACGGCGAACGTGCTGACAGTGCTGACCGCACTGGCCGCGGTGAGGCGACGCGGTGA
- a CDS encoding PfkB family carbohydrate kinase → MTGRVIHTGQVVIDLTLRIEAIPEPGGDVFADEAGMAVGGGFNVLAAARRLDVETLYAGPLGDGPFSEAAAKALEKIGVPHVGPLAPGDLGYCVAMTDARAERTFVSTRGAETRGPVDAFDHLDVRDDDVLYISGYSLADEASTAALERLAGRLAEARAGCAALFDVSPMVGSVPMSSLERLGEMGPIWSLNEREAGLLAGRLGLAVEAGDHGGACEALSARLGTVLVRAGAQGSWFSDGDAVVHTPSIPVTPVDTNGAGDAHSGVLAAALARSMDLTTALRWANVAGALTTTRFGPATCPSEAEIRALA, encoded by the coding sequence ATGACGGGACGAGTCATTCACACCGGTCAGGTTGTCATTGACCTGACCCTGCGCATCGAGGCGATTCCTGAGCCGGGCGGTGACGTGTTCGCCGACGAGGCGGGGATGGCCGTCGGCGGGGGCTTCAACGTGCTGGCTGCCGCCCGCAGGCTCGACGTCGAGACCCTGTACGCCGGTCCGCTCGGCGACGGCCCCTTCTCCGAGGCCGCCGCCAAGGCCCTGGAGAAGATCGGGGTGCCCCATGTCGGGCCGCTCGCACCGGGCGACCTGGGGTACTGCGTCGCCATGACCGACGCCCGCGCCGAGCGCACCTTCGTCTCCACGCGCGGGGCCGAGACCCGGGGCCCGGTCGATGCCTTCGACCACCTGGACGTGCGCGACGACGACGTCCTGTACATCAGCGGCTACTCCCTGGCGGATGAGGCCTCCACTGCCGCGCTTGAGCGCCTGGCCGGCCGTCTGGCCGAGGCCCGGGCGGGTTGCGCGGCGCTGTTCGACGTCTCCCCCATGGTGGGCTCGGTTCCCATGAGCTCGCTGGAGCGCCTCGGTGAGATGGGTCCGATCTGGTCGCTCAATGAGCGCGAGGCCGGGCTGCTCGCGGGCCGCCTGGGGCTGGCCGTTGAGGCGGGTGACCACGGCGGCGCCTGCGAGGCGCTGTCGGCCAGGCTCGGGACGGTGCTGGTGCGGGCCGGGGCGCAGGGCTCCTGGTTCTCCGACGGCGACGCGGTGGTCCACACCCCGAGCATCCCGGTGACACCGGTGGACACCAACGGGGCCGGAGACGCGCACTCGGGTGTTCTTGCCGCGGCCCTGGCCCGCTCCATGGACCTGACGACGGCGCTGCGCTGGGCGAATGTGGCCGGTGCCCTGACGACGACGCGCTTCGGCCCGGCCACCTGCCCGAGCGAGGCGGAGATCAGGGCCCTGGCGTAG
- a CDS encoding AMP-binding protein, producing MSTPPTFRLLTGGTAPDDVAALRAALAERLARRGLLTAHRDQAVVAAAGGTGKQPTSSSPLLVPIGPGENPRRVQADLARRVCRVPSRTDLVLRTSGSTTGTGRLIAMSAAALVASARATHDHLGGPGTWVLPLPAHHVAGLQILIRSLLAGTAPVVVDTSTGFSPTALADALRSARSVTGPTAGSTTRLYVSLVPTQLVRVLRDPTAGRALAEADAVLLGGAAADPSLLARARRAGITVVTTYGMSETGGGCVYDGRPLDGVELAIQDPDADGAGRILVSGPVLAEGYLWDPDEADPDPDGTGRAREGFRHTGAGRVLITSDRGRLRPDGRLEVLGRLDDVIVTGGVKVEPRHVEEALTGLETVAEACVVGLPDEQWGSVVVAAVVCELATGQEGSGSSDGRSRPDGAALREAIRDRLDGAHTPKRIVILEALPLRPSGKVDRRAVARLLAAATADEATEPPTPGP from the coding sequence GTGTCCACCCCGCCGACCTTCCGCCTCCTGACCGGTGGAACCGCCCCCGACGACGTCGCCGCCCTGCGTGCCGCCCTCGCCGAGCGCCTGGCCCGGCGCGGCCTGCTCACAGCCCACAGGGATCAGGCTGTAGTGGCTGCCGCGGGTGGGACGGGCAAGCAGCCCACGAGTTCCTCTCCGCTGCTGGTGCCCATCGGCCCGGGCGAGAATCCCCGCCGAGTCCAGGCGGATCTGGCCCGCCGCGTCTGCCGGGTCCCTTCGCGCACGGACCTGGTCCTGCGCACCTCAGGCTCCACCACCGGCACCGGCAGGCTCATCGCCATGAGTGCCGCCGCCCTGGTGGCCTCCGCCCGCGCCACCCACGATCACCTGGGCGGCCCGGGCACGTGGGTCCTGCCGCTGCCCGCCCACCACGTCGCCGGCCTGCAGATCCTCATCCGCTCGCTCCTGGCCGGAACCGCTCCGGTCGTGGTCGACACGAGCACGGGATTCAGCCCGACGGCGCTCGCGGACGCCTTGCGCTCGGCCCGGTCAGTCACCGGCCCCACTGCCGGCTCCACCACCCGCCTCTACGTCTCCCTGGTCCCCACCCAGCTGGTGCGCGTCCTGCGGGACCCGACGGCGGGCCGGGCCCTGGCAGAAGCCGACGCCGTCCTCCTGGGAGGCGCTGCCGCCGATCCCTCTTTGCTGGCCCGGGCCCGGCGGGCCGGTATCACCGTGGTCACCACCTACGGCATGAGCGAGACCGGCGGGGGCTGCGTCTACGACGGTCGGCCCCTGGACGGCGTCGAGCTCGCCATCCAGGACCCCGACGCCGACGGCGCCGGCCGCATCCTCGTATCCGGGCCGGTCCTGGCCGAGGGCTACCTGTGGGACCCCGACGAAGCCGACCCGGATCCCGACGGCACGGGCCGGGCCCGTGAGGGTTTTCGGCACACCGGGGCCGGGCGCGTCCTGATCACCTCCGACCGCGGCCGACTGCGGCCCGACGGGCGCTTGGAGGTCCTGGGGCGTCTAGATGACGTCATCGTCACCGGCGGCGTCAAGGTCGAGCCCCGCCACGTGGAGGAGGCCCTCACCGGCCTTGAGACGGTGGCCGAGGCCTGCGTCGTCGGCCTGCCCGATGAGCAGTGGGGCAGCGTCGTCGTTGCTGCTGTCGTGTGCGAGCTCGCCACCGGGCAGGAGGGCTCGGGAAGCTCCGACGGCCGGAGCCGCCCTGACGGCGCCGCTCTGCGTGAGGCGATCCGCGACCGGCTGGACGGTGCCCACACCCCCAAACGGATTGTCATCCTGGAGGCCCTGCCGCTGCGCCCCAGCGGGAAGGTCGACCGGCGCGCCGTCGCCCGGCTCCTCGCCGCAGCCACAGCTGACGAGGCCACGGAGCCTCCTACGCCAGGGCCCTGA